TGCGATCGGCGAGAAGGGGCTGATGAGGGTGTCGAGCGACAGGGGCATGACCTGGAGCGAACCTCCAGTGGGTACGCTGCCTGCGATCTATACGTTCATGCGCGATCTCGACTTTGCTCCCGGCGGCCGCAAGGGCATCATCGTGGGCCAGGGGGGCCGCATCTTGCGAAGCATCGATTCTGGCTACGAATGGACCCAAGTCCTCCCGGTGCCGCGTCACAGGGAATCGGAGGCCTCCTGAATCGAGTCTGCGACGAGAATGCTATTCTGCTGCGAATGGCTACTGCGCCCCAAATTACTCGATATATAAGGGTTTTACCCACTGTGGCCGTCTCCCTCAAGGTTGCTGACGTTGAGGCCGATTCTGAATTGATGAGTCCCCCCGCCATTACGATCCATGACCACCCCCGCTAGCGAAGATGGAGCGATGACTCAGCCAGATCCGATTCTGCTGCTCGTGAGCGACGACCCGAGGATTCACGAACACGTGAAACTCGCGTCGGCTTCCGAGGATTCTCTGCTCATCTGCGGTTCCGCTGAAGCTGCGTTCGAACAACTCGGCCGCGAGCGTGTATCGGTTGTGCTGTTCGACAAGCAACTCGAGGACCTCCCTGCGTGGCAGTTCGCCGAGCGGTTGCGACGCATCCATCCGGAGGTCGATCTCGCACTCCTCGCCGACGACTATCTGGACGAAGAAGACGATTTGAGGGAGGGCTGGCTGATCGGGGTGATTCCCAGGACCAGCTCAGTCCGGGCAACCCGTCATGCAATGGGTCGGCTGCTCGAAAGCATTCAACAGGTTCGAGAAATCAGCGGCTTGAAGACTTCCCTGCATGTCCTCGAACAGTGCCGTCGCCTGATGTCATGTCTCGAGCCCGGAAGAGTGTACACCGTGGCCCTCGACATCATTCTCGAGTTGCTCTCGCGCAATCGTGGCGGTGCGGTTTTTCAGCTCGAGTCGGTTCCGATGAGTGACGCAGTTGCATTTCGCGGGCTTGGGGAAAGTGAGTCCTTGCCCCTCCGAGACCTGCTGCTCGAAGAAAAGGCCCGTAGCCAACCTGCGAGCGAAGAGGTCGAGATCCTCGACAGCGGTCCGTATCTGGATGCCCTGCGAAGAGTCGGCATCTCGGCGGAGCGACTGCTGCTGATTCCACTGAAGGGGCAAACTTCTGAATCCGGGGAGTTGTGGCTGCTGGAGGACGGACGGCAGTTCGAGACAAACGAAATCGAACTCGTGAAGGTCGTCGTCGGCTACGCCGTGACGGCGCTGGTCAACTGTGAG
This genomic stretch from Myxococcales bacterium harbors:
- a CDS encoding diguanylate cyclase; amino-acid sequence: MTQPDPILLLVSDDPRIHEHVKLASASEDSLLICGSAEAAFEQLGRERVSVVLFDKQLEDLPAWQFAERLRRIHPEVDLALLADDYLDEEDDLREGWLIGVIPRTSSVRATRHAMGRLLESIQQVREISGLKTSLHVLEQCRRLMSCLEPGRVYTVALDIILELLSRNRGGAVFQLESVPMSDAVAFRGLGESESLPLRDLLLEEKARSQPASEEVEILDSGPYLDALRRVGISAERLLLIPLKGQTSESGELWLLEDGRQFETNEIELVKVVVGYAVTALVNCERYQNAKERAFIDDVTEVYNARYLLATTDNEIRRAGRYKSPLSVLFLDLDRFKLVNDRHGHLVGSQVLRSLSQVLMQCVRDVDTLARYGGDEFTILLVDTDHDEALAIADRIRRTVEEHVFEASRGGSLRLTISLGVGTFPQHGSERDALLDASDKAMYRAKSLGRNRVCSANELSV